The following are encoded together in the Triticum dicoccoides isolate Atlit2015 ecotype Zavitan chromosome 6B, WEW_v2.0, whole genome shotgun sequence genome:
- the LOC119324566 gene encoding trihelix transcription factor GTL1-like: protein MQSGYGGVSEFQQFIMDGGFAMAAAPQQQAQAAAAAAAGGQELGAPFRYQPLHHHAMQHHHQQQQQQHPPQMPPHFAHFGVAPAAAAAAGGIPFTQQFLNHQAAAAGHHHQQQHHHHLQLFHHEQQQQHHKPQQPPARWTPQQQHHHQHPHHQQQQQHHHHQLGLDVEAAAVPESTRATSGGAAPPGVPPFLAAAMNFKLAVDPGGGSGATDDALNDGAGGGGGAGSGMMLHGGGGGGGDDEAATESRLRRWTGEEETSIKEPTWRPLDIDYIHSTSSSSKRKEKVATPESPAPVAPAANYFKKAGGGDDDNAGAAASAGVGGGNYKLFSELEAIYKPGSGGGAGQTGSGSGLTGDDNAILPPPSMADLPGGAAAAAVDAPQANTSETSAGEDAPAVLQPQPPPPPQQASVGEARRKRKRRRQEQQQQLTASASFFEQLVQRLIEHQEGLHRQFLDAMERRERERAARDEAWRRQEADKFAREAAARAQDRASAAARETAIIAYLEKLSGETITLPPPAAANHAPTSADDATSHDAGGAGRELVPYEYGGELSLPLMSSSSRWPKQEVEALIRVRSGLDNRFQEPGLKGPLWEEVSARMAAAGYGGRSAKRCKEKWENINKYFRKAKESGKKRPAHAKTCPYFDELDRLYSRSSAHASGASSAAGNNTSTKATANAITSADDAANKASSELLDAVVKYPADTHYGPPPGFPNDGGNADTKDDGEGDADMGRASGRAGEEHDDEAGQSHGHDDDDEDDH from the exons ATGCAGTCCGGGTACGGCGGGGTGTCGGAGTTCCAGCAGTTCATCATGGACGGGGGCTTCGCCATGGCGGCCGCGCCGCAGCAGCAGGCgcaggcggcggccgcggcggcggcgggggggcagGAGCTGGGCGCGCCGTTCAGGTACCAGCCGCTGCACCACCACGCGATGCAGCACcatcaccagcagcagcagcagcagcacccgcCGCAGATGCCGCCCCACTTCGCGCACTTCGGCGtggcgcccgcggcggcggcggcggcgggcgggattCCGTTCACGCAGCAGTTCCTCAACCACCAGGCGGCGGCCGCCgggcaccaccaccagcagcagcaccaccaccacctccagctCTTCCAccacgagcagcagcagcagcaccacaAGCCGCAGCAGccgccggcgaggtggacgccgcagcagcagcaccaccaccagcacccgcaccaccagcagcagcagcagcatcaccacCACCAGCTGGGGCTggacgtggaggcggcggcggtgccggAGAGCACCCGCGCCACGTCCGGCGGCGCCGCCCCACCCGGCGTGCCCCCGTTCCTCGCTGCCGCCATGAACTTCAAGCTTGCCGTCGACCCCGGCGGCGGGAGCGGCGCCACGGACGACGCCCTGAACGacggcgcaggaggcggcggcggcgcgggcagcggCATGATGCTccacggcgggggcgggggcgggggcgacgACGAGGCCGCCACGGAGAGCCGGCTCCGTCGGTGGACGGGCGAGGAGGAGACCTCCATCAAGGAACCCACCTG GAGGCCGCTGGACATCGACTACATACACAGCAcgagcagcagcagcaagaggaaggagaaggtggcCACGCCGGAGTCGCCGGCGCCGGTTGCTCCGGCGGCGAACTACTTCAAGAAGGCCGGTGGCGGGGACGACGACAATGCGGGCGCTGCGGCGTCCGCGGGCGTCGGCGGCGGGAACTACAAGCTGTTCAGCGAGCTAGAGGCCATCTACAAGCCGGGGAGCGGCGGCGGTGCGGGGCAGACGGGCTCCGGCTCTGGCCTCACGGGCGACGACAATGCCATCCTCCCGCCGCCGTCCATGGCCGACCTCCCGGGCGGCGCGGCCGCCGCGGCCGTGGACGCGCCGCAGGCCAACACCTCGGAGACTTCCGCCGGGGAGGACGCGCCGGCGGTGCtgcagccgcagccgccgcctccgccgcagcAGGCGTCGGTGGGGGAGGCGCGCCGGAAGCGGAAGCGCCGGCggcaggagcagcagcagcagctgaccGCGTCGGCGTCCTTCTTCGAGCAGCTGGTGCAGCGGCTCATCGAGCACCAGGAGGGCCTGCACCGCCAGTTCCTGGACGCCATGGAGCGGCGGGAGCGCGAGCGCGCGGCGCGCGACGAGGCGTGGCGCCGGCAGGAGGCCGACAAGTTCGCGCGCGAGGCGGCCGCGCGCGCGCAGGAccgcgccagcgccgccgcccgggAGACGGCCATCATCGCCTACCTCGAGAAGCTCTCCGGCGAGACCATCACCCTCCCCCCGCCGGCGGCTGCCAACCACGCGCCCACGTCCGCCGACGACGCGACGAGCCACGacgccggcggcgcggggcgggagCTGGTCCCCTACGAGTACGGCGGCGAGCTGTCGCTGCCGCTGATGAGCTCGTCGTCCCGGTggccgaagcaggaggtggaggcgctgATCCGGGTGCGGTCCGGGCTGGACAACCGGTTCCAGGAGCCCGGGCTGAAGGGCCCGCTGTGGGAGGAGGTGAGCGCGCGCATGGCGGCGGCGGGGTACGGCGGCCGGAGCGCCAAGCGGTGCAAGGAGAAGTGGGAGAACATCAACAAGTACTTCCGCAAGGCCAAGGAGAGCGGCAAGAAGCGCCCCGCCCACGCCAAGACCTGCCCCTACTTCGACGAGCTCGACCGCCTCTACTCCCGCTCCTCCGCCCACGCCTCCGgtgcctcctccgccgccggcaACAACACCAGCACCAAAGCCACCGCCAACGCCATAACCAGCGCcgacgacgcggccaacaaggcgaGCTCCGAGCTGCTCGACGCCGTGGTCAAGTACCCCGCCGACACCCACTACGGCCCGCCGCCGGGGTTCCCAAACGACGGCGGCAATGCAGACACCAAGGACGACGGCGAGGGCGACGCCGACATGGGCAGGGCGTCGGGGAGAGCGGGCGAGGAGCATGACGACGAGGCTGGCCAGAGCCATgggcacgacgacgacgatgaggacgaTCATTAG